TGCAAACAATATAACACATTTACTGTGTCAACATGCGATGCACGACAATATATGCGGTGGAATGTTGATTCTCCACCTCTTTATATCACTTCAAACCCTCAATCTTCGAGTTAGTTTAATAAATTGGGCTCTTTTGAGCCTTTTTCCCTTGaacaaaaaatacatacaaattcATGCTTCGAAGAGAAAAAACACAAATTTTTGCCGATCCGAATTTTCATCATTTGCGAACTACGGGGCAAACCGTTTGTCCAAATAAACTTGGGTAGTTGTTCAAAATAGCCCATTTAAATTGAGGCCAAATGTCAACATCCCAAGACAAAATTCATCACAGccagaaaaacaagaagaaaacacCCACACCGTGCCTTGAAAGTTCAGAAAAACGGAAACCCAAAAATCATCACGTCTTAGCTGTCAATCAATCACCAGTCCTCTCTCTACTCAGACACACAAACGTCACCGATACAGACACAGGACACAACACCACCTCACCAACCGCAACAAACCCACCACTTTACTCCCCCCGAAATCCCCAAAACACCCCCCAACTCTCACCTCCGATAAGGGCATTTCCCGTCATCCTCCCTCCTTCATCATACACTCGTCAACCTCATAAAAAGATTTTTTCCGTTGGGATTAACGAAAAAGCAAAAATGAAGCCAAGCCGTCTTCCCCAATCGGAGCCGGTAAAGCCGAATATGCGTTGTCGTTATCAAAACCCCAACGACGACCCACGCGCTGTACCTTCCCCATCCCCGGCGATTACTGTACTTTCCACGCGCACCTAATTCCatttaacctaaaaaaaaaaaaaaccaaaaagaaaaccccaaatttcagaAATTAAAATGAAGGGAGAACcagaagaaaccctaacttcaccaCCTCCGCTAAATTTCACACCACCAGGACTATCACTAGCACCACCAACATCATCAGCGACACCAGCAACTCCGGCATCTACAAGGACGGGGTTACCGATTCGTGAAGATTGTTGGAGCGAAGAAGCGAGTTGCACATTAGTCGAAGCATGGGGAGAAAGATATCTGGAGTTAAATCGAGGTAATCTCCGGCAACAACATTGGCAATTAGTTGCTGATACTGTTAATAATCGTCATGCAAATAATAATAATCATAGTCATAACAAGAAATTTTTGAGAAGAAGTGATGTTCAATGTAAGAATCGAATTGACACATTAAAAAAGAAATACAAGTTAGAGAAAGCTAGGGTTTTGTCTTCGAATGGGACGTATAAGAGTAATTGGCCATTGTATGATCAATTGGATGCGTTGATTGGTAATACTGTTCAACCTAAGAAAATGATGAGCGTGTCTCCGCAATCTCAACCGTCTCCGATGGGTTTGCCTTATTATCAGCAACATAGGAAGACGCCACAGCAGCTGCCGGCAATGTTTGTTCATCCGGTTACTTTGAGGGATAAACAGAAACGATCTCCGCCTCCTCCTGCTGGATATGTACCGCCAGCTGTATCTAGGGGGATTGATGAGTCGTTTTTTAGAAGGAAttattctgctgttgctgctgcggcTGCGGCGGTTGATGATGTTGGGGGGGATTCTGATTCGTCGAGGTCGAGTGGGGAGAGTGATCGTGGTGGTCAAGTTGATGGGTTTGGGGAATTGGCTAAAGCGATTTCGGCATTTGCTGatatttatgaaaaagttgaagggGCAAGACAGAGACAGATGATGGAATTGGAAAAAGAAAGGATGGAGTTTATGAAGAGTTTGGAATATCAAAGAATGCAACTTTTTATGGATTCTCAAGTTCAGATGGAGAAGATTAAGCGAACTAAACGtgatgctgctgctactgcttctGGTAATCACTTTCAAATTCTGTCGTATTTTGGTTCAGTTGCTAGTTTGTTTGATTTTATAGATATTGTTACGATGATTGGTATGTTGATgagaatattgatgaaaaatgtcGTTGCATGTCTAGATTCTTCGTTGAACTTCATTACGAAAAACTTTCATTTCTCTGTTCACTTAAATGTGATGTTCATTGTTGGAAAGCAAGCCTGTGCTTTGTTCATTTACCCTTTGTCCAGGTGGGTGCATTTTGTATTCTTATAGGGTTCTTCAAGTAATTGATTGTTTAGATCCGGAATGTCCATTTGGTTAGTGGCGCACTGCACAGAGCTGCTAGTCAAGATGTATTGAGCAAGTTTCATTTTGGAAAGAATTGTATGAAAAATTTCGCTGCATGTCCGTAATTATCATTAAATTTCGTTATGCAAAAATTCGTTTACTTTGCTTCCTAAAATGGGATGTACATTGTCGAAAACCAAGTGTGTTTTTGTTCACTTACCTTTAGTCCACATGGTGCATCTTTTAGTTCGCCTTGGATTCCTAAAGTAGTTGATACATTTGGAAATCCTCGTATGGTGTAGGTAGTTGCAGATTGCACACGGCTGCTAGTCAAGATGTACTGAGCGAGTATCTCATTTATTAACAAGCACCTTTATCATTAAAAGAACTCCATGTTTACTGCTTAGATTATTCCTGTTAATGCCTAAAGCTTGTCGTATGTGCTCCTTTTAATTGAATGTATAACAACAATAATATACTTAACAAAAACAGACTTGCTCTCCGACAATGCACATCACTTTTTAGGAAACAAAAAAAAGCAAAGATCTGTTAGTAATTGTACTTTTTATAAATATTTCGTGTTTCCTTTAAGAGGTGTTAGTCATATTAGAGTAAGGCCTTCATAGTTTATTAAGAATGGGTGCCTCTCTGCATCACTTACCAAGAAAGTTCTGCGCTGCCGCCCCTTACAGAACCTCTGGGTTCCTATTTGGATACAGAGAATGAGTACTTGTAGATTCCCACATCAGTAACTTCAGAAATAGAGATCATTAGATTCTACTAAGTAGCAGTTTAGGAAAGGACAAATTGGAAAAAAAGAAGGCTGTTTGTCATTTTAAGATTGAGTTCCTCCCATAATTAGTAATCTTTCATGATTATCTCCCATTTGGGAAAGCAGACAATCTGTCAAAGCAAAGTTTCCGATTGAACAGGAAGGCATATAACTTTGTGATCATCGACAGATTGTCTGCTTTCCCATTGGTAGATAAGCATGAGAAGATTCTAAAAGCAAAGCTACTTTGCATGTAGAAGAAGTAACACAATCCATGAGTAGTAAGCCACCTGGATATGTATTCTGTTAGCTTTGTTAATTTACGACACGTAGAGCAAGTCTAGCTGAATAAATCACGTGGCACAGTTGGCTAGATAGTCTTTACAAGTTGTGAATTTGAAGCGTAGACTTTCTAAGATAAATGGAATATTTTGTGCCTTTAGTCACATTTATTTTGATTTCAACACTTCCCCTCAAATTTCCTTATGTAGTGTCTGTTGTCTTTGCTTTTCAGTCAAGTCCTGGCTTAAAAGATTGCATAAAAGgtggttgttttttttcttctgctgATTCATGTGAAGAGTTTCTGATAGCAGTCCTAGTACAATCGTGCATATGGCTCATTGTGAAGGATGCTTGAAGCCTTTTGTCTTCCAGTTATCTTACTGGGTTGTGCTTTTTATCAATAAGTGTGTTGAAAATTGGGCCCTTTCTTGTAAATTAGGAGTAGTAGGAAGAACGTTGTTTAGTTACATGAGCTGATATTCAACATCATAGATTTTACCTGTTCCCATATTTACGACTTTCTGTCTGGACTAGGGAGTTCCCTACAAAATGCTCTAGAAGATGCTTTCGGCTAGCCGCATAATCAGGTCTTTTTGTACGATAGAGAACATATCATAGAAGCTAGTAACTGGAATACTCAACAATGTTATGCTTCATCGGTCTTTTTCGACGGTGAAGATATACCATACTGGCCATTAAGCAACCAGTTTCTTGTCTGGCTACTAGCTTTTGCAGATTGCGGTTCGTAACGGGGATTGACAAACCAATCTGACGTTTCTTTCAgaattgattattgcttctacATGTTTGATTGGCAGATTTGGTTGTGGTTTATCGACTCTAATCCAATTCACAATACATTTTCTTGACAGATGCATGATGAAGGCATGTAGCGGGAAGCAGTGTCAAAGATCCTTACTTCGTTGGAAAGACAGAAAGAGACAACAGCTTGTATTAGCAGCAGTTCCATACTTTTTGGATGATAGAAAATAGATATAAGAAATAGTAGTTATAGCagtaattgaagatgaatcccaGGAAGTAGTATATTACCAGTACTATCTAATGAGTGTTTGTTTTAATAGCATTTAGAGCAGTATCATAAAAGATTGAGCACATTAATTGTAATAACTTCGACATCTTATCCAGTTAATATATAATTCCACTACCTATATTTTCATCCTCTGATCAGTCTGCAAGTAAAGCATTTTTCTTCTTGGCTCTCTGCATGAATGAAAGCATGACTGCAAGTCTGCAAATGTGAACTTTGGTGAAGCAGAGTGGTAGTCATGAAGCTGGTTTGGGTGTATTCTCCCAGAGTGTGTACTGTGTTCTTTTGGAAACCCAGTTTTAGAGTTCAGATGAATtggtttaaattagggtttttagctTTTTGTTCTTTGTCGTGGATGATAAGATTCAGAGACAACAATGGtttaataaaaatgatgaaaccttttAAAACCAAATGGGTGGCTAACTAGCTTCAGCCCATAGCATAAACGTAAGGCCCAATATCGAAGCAGCAAGCCCGTAAAACAAATACTTaagaaccattttttagggacgATGGTTTTGTtatggggaccatggtcttatttggccaacctccctatacttataaggggtgttctaaaattaggtaaatacacatttactctttagtttaatttaaattaaaactaacctaataactatataaatctaatcatatatatctaatctaaatgaatctattaaccaaaatcaaaaacaaaaacaagggggaatcgaaattttttagttttgaaaaaaaaattattctcttcttcttctctctttccttgacgttcctcgttcgattgaaaaatgagtattaaccatcaaaatgagttgaaaatggaagttgtagagagaagttcggctaggaattatgtgaaaaactttgtcgaactaaccgaacctaatggaaatgatgaacatgaataacggtttggctatttcgcaaaaataattcctaaccgaacatcagttcggttacgtcgcaaaaatatttcccaaccgaatcttagttcggttacgtcgcaaaaaacatttcccaaccaaaccctaatagttcggttagttgcaaaaaacatttcccaaccgaaccttagttcggttacttCGAAAATATTTCTCAACTGAACAACAGTTAGGTTAGTTGCAAAAagcatttcccaa
This is a stretch of genomic DNA from Papaver somniferum cultivar HN1 chromosome 1, ASM357369v1, whole genome shotgun sequence. It encodes these proteins:
- the LOC113276757 gene encoding trihelix transcription factor ASIL2-like, with product MKGEPEETLTSPPPLNFTPPGLSLAPPTSSATPATPASTRTGLPIREDCWSEEASCTLVEAWGERYLELNRGNLRQQHWQLVADTVNNRHANNNNHSHNKKFLRRSDVQCKNRIDTLKKKYKLEKARVLSSNGTYKSNWPLYDQLDALIGNTVQPKKMMSVSPQSQPSPMGLPYYQQHRKTPQQLPAMFVHPVTLRDKQKRSPPPPAGYVPPAVSRGIDESFFRRNYSAVAAAAAAVDDVGGDSDSSRSSGESDRGGQVDGFGELAKAISAFADIYEKVEGARQRQMMELEKERMEFMKSLEYQRMQLFMDSQVQMEKIKRTKRDAAATASDA